The Lathyrus oleraceus cultivar Zhongwan6 chromosome 5, CAAS_Psat_ZW6_1.0, whole genome shotgun sequence genome includes the window CCCCAaacctgaactaaacattggctTCAATGTTTTAGAACAAGAAAGAGATAGGTTTAACTTACAGTGCTCTCATTGAGGTGGAGGAGGAAAATGCAACATCATGGATTGCATTTCTTTCAGCATGGCTCATTTTGTCTCCCTTTGCTGAGAGACTGCATATCACCTGactacaaaacaaaacaaataacgAAAATGAAAATTCATCCGTAAGTAAAAGCGTGAGTTGcctcccactaagcgctttgtttcATGTTGCATGGCTTGACGGTTTACCACACTATCCGTGTAGATAAACATTCTTTACCAGGCAAATTCCTCGTCCTTAAGGATAAGGCCTCTCCTTCTTTCTTTTTGCTTTTGGACTAGAACTAGAAATTTTTTCATTCGGAGTTGCTAATGGAGGTGGTGGTAGTTGAGAAGGCATTCTTGCATCTTTTTCTGATGTTGGTATGTTACTTTGCCTTCTCACATCTGTCCTGACATGCCTACTTGATAGTGATGTTCTTTTTCTACCTCTAGCTTCTTATTTTCAATAACATTCAAGGTTATTTCATAATCATAAACTTTTAAAGTTAATGTGTTCTGGtccatgtcgagattgcatcgacttgtTCTCATGAATGGTCGACCAAGAATGATAGGTGTCTCttcatcttcaggtatgtctatGATCACAAAATCAACTGGAAAACTCAATTCCCCTATTGTCACCAACACATCTTTTGTTATCCCATATGCATTCTTTATCGAGTGATCTACAAACTTCAGATTTGTCTTTGTATTATTGACatttttaatacccaacctgtgatagattgataatggcatcaaACTCACTCTAGATCCAGAATTAATTAGTACTTTTTTTGAAAGTTCACTCTAGATAACCACGGGTGATGGGTGATTAACCGGCTGAACAATATCTTTTCTTCTATAGGCTATCTCAACTGGCTCTGGTAAATTGAAAAATGGCTCAATTACAGCTACTTCATCTCTTCTCACGAGGCTACTAACTTGTAATACTCCTTGGTTCATCAAGTCTTGGACATCTTCTCGTACCATCTCACACCCTCTTGGATGAATGGCACATTCCTCACAATCTTTATGACAAGCACTAACTAAACCAGCTTCTACTAGTCTCGCATGGAACGCTAGCAAATGAGTCTTGATATTTGCAACATCTTTGATCACATGACCATCAGATGCTTCTTCAATTGCATTAACAGTTTCATGTGCTGGCAAAGGATTACTCTTGACATTAGGCCCCAAGTCTCTGAATGAAAGAATCTTCTTTTCCACCAATTCTCGCACTATATGCTTCaaagcataacatccttctaaatcatgcccaggtgcaccctcATGGAAAGGGCAATGAGCATTTGGGTTATAACATGGAGGCAAAGGATCAGGAGGTGACCCAAAGGTCTAGGAACCACTAACCCCTTTTACAACAGAGAAGGGTATAACTCAATATACGTCATCGGAATCGGACTGAAGGGAGGTTTAACACCTTGTCTTCTATTCTAAGAAGGTGGTTTCTGACGTGGAGCTTGAGCTTTTGGTTGATGATATGTTGGGGCTGCAGGTGCTTGTTGATATGCAGGAGCAACATGAGCAGGTTGATAAATTGGTGTTTGCTGAACTGGTTGATAAACAGGTACTTGTTTTTGGTTGAAATTTGGCCCAATTGCTGCCACATATGGTTGTTGAACGTATTGCACAGGGTATGCTGGTTGTTGTTGAGTGAAATGTCGTTGTTGCTTTCTCCATGATTGACTCCTTACTCGACTGGACGTTACAACATTCGTCTCTCCTTCCTTTTTTTTATGAAAATTTCCGGGAAACTTCTTAGCATTGTTGTTATTAGAAGTTCCATCAGCACTGATCATCTTTCCATTCTTCAAACTGAGTTCTACTTTAATGCCTACAGCTACCAAGTCAGAAAAACTTGCAGACACACTACCCATCATCCTCTCATAGAACATTGGTTGTACAGTATCCATAAACCAATCGGCTAATTCTTTTTCTGCCAAAGGTGGTTCAACCTGAGAGGCCATCTCTCTTCAGtgttgtgcatactctttaaatgaCTCGTTGTCTTTTTGAGGCATATTCAACAATTCTCttctatctggagccatatccatgttgtatttgtaaTGCTTTATGAAAGCATCAAACAAGTCTTGGAAACACCGGATATGACTCTGATCGAGGCTTAGGTACCACTTAGAAGGGGCGCCCTTCAAACTGTCTTGAAAGAAGTGGATCATGAGCTCATCGTCCTCAACATGGGCAGCTATTTTCCGGTagtacataacaaggtggctcTTAGGACATGTATGGCCCTCGTATCTATCAAAGTCAGGAGTCTTGAACTTCTCAGGAATTACAAGACCAGATACTAGGCACATCTCCCTAGCAGCAAGACCAAAGACTTGGTCACCTTTCATTGCCCTTAGTCTCTTCTCAAGAATCTAAAAATTCTCTTTAATACCCTTTACATCTTCAtgcctttcttcttcttcatcagACATTTCTGGAGCATGTTGTTGATCTTCGAAGTAAGGTTGCACGCGTGTGTGAATAGTCGGTGATGCAAATGTATGGACCATAGGGCGGGCCTCGGTGGTTACTGGTAGAGGAACAATATGTTGAGTAGATTGCATTAGACCGGTGACTACTTCAGGTTGAGGTGTGAAGCCATAAGGTAGACCAAAATGAGGCAATATAGAAGGTACCGTCCTTGCGGGTTGGGGTTCAGGCATTGGACCAACGATCTCTGAAACGATTGTTGTTTGGGTGTCCATCTTGGCTCTGATGACTTGCAGCATCTCCATGATCTGACCCATGCTCCGTCGCAGGTCCTCAAGTTCTGAGTTGACTCTTTCCAACTCTTGTTCTTGTTCTGCCATTCTTTGTCGAGCACCGGCTCTGGTGTTGTATTGGTGTTGAGGACTCAGTGTGAAACTGGAAGAATACAGCGGAATGAGCTTTTATTTGAAGAATGACATGGATGCATATATGGATGATTTTTTTTTGCAAAGCTCTTAGTTATCTTTGTTATTCATTTCAGCAATGTTAGGACATTTTATTCGCAAGATTTTtgaataaaaataacaataaataaaatCCAGAATGACAATTTTTCATTAATTAAATTCAACATCAAATACAAGTGATttaaattcaaattcaagtacaagtgattcaaattcaagtacaagtGATTCAAATTTAAGTACTGGTGAACTTAATTTCCATCTCAGCCCTTTTGATCGTAGCAAGATTGGTTGTGAGCTCTTTCACCATTCGCTTGCAAAACTTGACaaagttgaaaacttgaggaGGTGTGTTCTCGGGGCACATGCTCCAATCAACTTCTTGGAGTTTCTCTGGAAGTTCCAGCATGTTGAGGTTAGCAAATCTAGCAAAGTTGACGAATTTTccattccattcaacatagagGTCTCAGAGCTTCTTAATGACACACTGATCTTCGTCTAAGGCCGCTCTAGCCTCCATATACAGCCCCCTCCAATATACATAGTCATTCTTCAAGATCATGTAAGTTACATCACCTTCTTGGTTTTCCAAACCTGCAATCCTTCTATTAGCTTCTCCCAACTGGTACTCAAGGCGGAGACAGTTCCTCTCAGCTCCCTCCTTCCGAAGGACCTCACGAGACAACTTATCTTTGCAATTCTTGAGAGTGTCCCTGAGTTCACAGATTTGAGATTCATAGTCGATTCTAGCTTCTCTCTTCTCCACAAGAGATCTCTCCAACATTTTGTCCAACTCTTGAATTTTGAGGTGGGCTTTTTTGAGCTCCTCATTCTTGGTTTTGAACACAGGTTTTGTACCTATGAGAATATCATCAAGCTCATCCTTCTTGTCTTCAAATGTTCTTGCCCTCTTGTTGCTAGCTTCAAGGTCTCGGTCTTTCTCTTTACGTTCATCCTTCAGATTTTCATTTTCCAAAGTGGTTCGATTAAGCTTAAGCTGTAACTCGGAGTTTTCTAATTCAAGCTCCTTAATTTTGGCATTGAGCTTCTCAACGTATTCAGGTAGTATAGGTTTTGGCTCGGGAACTGGAGGAAAAATAGAGGGATCAAATGGAAATAGGAGCTTAACCACTTGAACTCTCTCTTACCCAACGAGTGTAAGGCTCTTTCACAAGGACACTCCTCCTTCCAAACTCCTTACCCCTTCTAACAATTATTTTCCAGGATTTCTTAATCTTCTTCACAATTGGGTTGTCTGCATCAATGTCATGCAAAATGAAAGGCTCTAAAGCTTCAGCTTTTGGGGGTCCATTCATGGAGTAACTATGTTGCATCAGGGATAATATAAGCTTGTAGTTGATGTAACCCCTAGTCCCTATCAAAAGTACATTAGGAAAGTCTCCAATGCTAACAATAATATTCGGGGTCTCCCAATCTCTGAAATACCATTTGACATGGTTGGCAGTAATGGAAGTTAATTTCTGAGAGGGTTTAACTGTTTTGGAGGTGTAGGGTCCTTTTTCAGGCATGTGAGATATAAACCAAGTATGCAACAACTGTTCACAACACAAAAGGGTTCCCCCTTTCTTCTCATGACGCTCATGGAGGGCATAGTAGATATCAGCTAGGAGAAAAGGTACCTGATTACCAGAGAGGAATATTCTTACGACCACATGATCTACGAAGCTGTCAAGATTTGGAAACAATACTATCCCATAAACCAATAGGGCTAGAACGACATGGAATGCTCTCCGTTTTCTCTCTTTCTACAACTTCACAACTTGTTCTTCCAAAAACCATCTAGAAAAACCATTGAAGGCTCCCTTCTTATCCCAATTACTTATGATCAATTGGACCTCCATACCCAAAACTGAAGTTATTCTCTTGGCAGTGATACCTTCATCAAACTTGGGAAATGGATCATGGTCCCTCAAATTCCGACCCACAATTCTCTCTAACTCTTCTAAAGTAGGAGCTAATTGGAAGTCAGAAAAGGTGAAATAACGCAGAggttgtagcggggtattcgttaccattagagatattgactaaatccaaggtaaaccatacaagtcgagtcgccaccgcacttctatttatccaaaggaatggttagaaagcgaacaaaaacctaaaagttttatcgaatcaaaaactagtaaaaatgtcagagatctgggtaagggggttggttatgcaatgggaaggtattaggcacccaaaacatcctaggtactcctagggagcccttttcataagtgttgttctagtgTAAAGGGTGcaggtatatctaaagtactatttactaaaaggaaggttaaaagaaaatgacttgcaaggatgtcgcatccactgtctacgtatctcatctgagtatgagaatcagagtcttcgtagctcggctacctatgggttaaagagaagtgtgctcggtaatacgtcgcgtcttatgcctacgtatctcatctggaataagaatcagagcaaaacgtagttcagctaactaggggttaaggattgccatatgaacatggacttacaaaagaggacaccagctgtgtcaaaggagggtgggcagtgtgttcaacgtcctagcagtaggtgtcgcagctcgctgaatcgagtcttaggcagttacctctttgcaatggaacggactgacatgccacaagatcggagacgcacggaaggtctaaaagtggggaagctcttctctagagttgtcatgcaatatggacctatgtgttaggatttacaaaggggaacatctacctaatgttagcatgcaaagaataggggaattctacctatgttatcacaccaagggttctacctaatgggtgcttcctaaacggaacaagagtcgacggatggagcgcggagaggagttacagataagggtagatggcgatgctgtaggcaatcgacttacaggtagaaggcgatgcctgaggcaatcgacttacaagaggatggatgaatgcgtgttggttctgttaagttttgaaaatgattactcgacgttggatcgagcttttgatcttattttgaaatggttatcgaatgttcgttttaattcttgtattaacaggtgactaaataaataaataaataaatattatacactttatgggagaggggtacatttgttatgaatggggattgttcatggcaaacaaacaataagaatatatgcctcatacatcatacaagtaggcaataattatcaatcagatcggataaataaacaatatataatcaaaccaaagaatcaaataatggagcatttaaacaatgcatgggagtatgaacatgttaaataatcaagcaatagaaagcatgaatgagagaaacaagtataaaagataacagatgaatcaaacagatgaaaatatgcacacgaagggtccactgaataatttaatcaggaaatgaggtaaggaccaaataaaatcaaggtaaa containing:
- the LOC127080604 gene encoding uncharacterized protein LOC127080604, with product MASQVEPPLAEKELADWFMDTVQPMFYERMMGSVSASFSDLVAVGIKVELSLKNGKMISADGTSNNNNAKKFPGNFHKKKEGETNVVTSSRVRSQSWRKQQRHFTQQQPAYPVQYVQQPYVAAIGPNFNQKQVPVYQPVQQTPIYQPAHTFGSPPDPLPPCYNPNAHCPFHEGAPGHDLEGCYALKHIVRELVEKKILSFRDLGPNVKSNPLPAHETVNAIEEASDGHVIKDVANIKTHLLAFHARLVEAGLVSACHKDCEECAIHPRGCEMVREDVQDLMNQGVLQVSSLVRRDEVAVIEPFFNLPEPVEIAYRRKDIVQPVNHPSPVVI
- the LOC127080605 gene encoding uncharacterized protein LOC127080605, which codes for MVTNTPLQPLRYFTFSDFQLAPTLEELERIVGRNLRDHDPFPKFDEGITAKRITSVLGMEVQLIISNWDKKGAFNGFSRCFVDHVVVRIFLSGNQVPFLLADIYYALHERHEKKGGTLLCCEQLLHTWFISHMPEKGPYTSKTVKPSQKLTSITANHVKWYFRDWETPNIIVSIGDFPNVLLIGTRGYINYKLILSLMQHSYSMNGPPKAEALEPFILHDIDADNPIVKKIKKSWKIIVRRVPEPKPILPEYVEKLNAKIKELELENSELQLKLNRTTLENENLKDERKEKDRDLEASNKRARTFEDKKDELDDILIGTKPVFKTKNEELKKAHLKIQELDKMLERSLVEKREARIDYESQICELRDTLKNCKDKLSREVLRKEGAERNCLRLEYQLGEANRRIAGLENQEGDVTYMILKNDYVYWRGLYMEARAALDEDQCVIKKL